A stretch of Cydia splendana chromosome 7, ilCydSple1.2, whole genome shotgun sequence DNA encodes these proteins:
- the LOC134792421 gene encoding aminopeptidase N-like — protein MVRRKTKWKCLILINLILLSVFAKSLPIERKIQSLNVVDTAFAEPELPRIPLVPVSDHAKSDDVEANGEVNTTTEGNTEPLTTTDADTETPTTLEDEVLTTTESVIVPFPSEEEKAVESNVTTLTNGTRSLFRNVRPGQEARQYSIEITPNGNSFTGRAVIQVRLTSETIEEPIVFHVEDLNVQAVRTGIFTEVNAIAADFYVDDGVLGILPQQEASNYIVVIEYTGNMQTGFGLFQGEFDGIDYMAMNLHATNARRVFPCMDELTEPSTISFTFNNIPYNNIFMNSAQEDNANGQFKALLGPAVLWGMVAHNFNNINNPAAGVQLYARPGVLNQENQASVAINSYFYNLELWTEKPYNEIVLDQDGRMLVIALPDVHKDWYALSTVCIWEPYVLMERVNSVKQRKEALAEMAEAIARQWYGYVIYPENWRFQWVTQGLASYTGYELNKEFQSNQLLDVTLVDFNTVFVTDVIQEALYRDGYAAARPLEPEEDLFGEDEIREHIGGQRILKYKSPAIMSMLKLVLGNQGEDFIRSAGQILLNSRALETVNSRFFIDAINAGWFSSDNKLVEDIAWFLEPWVRSNGYPILHVGLRQGGVLLTQEKFGFSASDQVTYQIPVTWTSNISPNYEINDIRIMDNTMTINVPLDEEDYVLFNIQGQGYYRVNYDLALWERIIWALQDPEQRELIHPLNRATLVDDALNLARAGMLDYEVAFQVVLTMENEISYAPWKAFVRNMGFLQKRLLAMVEVDEESDPDIYLRMVRRTVGRVENEIGFYPDISVTEDSDVAMTRGLVMEHACKVGYAPCVAAAIDWFWDPNDREVVNPNIPHEIRPAVYCTMVREGGNDVINALYARREIEPTMYEQVVILESLACSQDQQFISTYLAETLASNGPYSTEERNRIFKAIVESSTDNAYTALNWISRNTANVRAMYGGAEKLEDIVWHLSEYMAGEFLSVEYQNWANSINSDLWDSESAAQRAKDIIIENLSWEQQHLQYVYEWIDENDAPTLVVSMVLILGSFLLTIFNH, from the exons ATGGTCCGGAGAAAGACCAAGTGGAAGTGTCTCATCCTCATCAACCTAATATTGTTGAGTGTGTTCGCAAAATCTTTACCAATAGAAAGGAAAATACAATCATTAAACGTAGTTGATACTGCTTTTGCGGAACCCGAGTTACCTCGAATACCGTTGGTTCCAGTTAGTGATCATGCGAAAAGCGACGATGTTGAAGCAAATGGAGAGGTTAATACTACCACGGAAGGTAACACAGAACCTCTAACTACAACTGATGCCGATACAGAAACACCTACTACCTTGGAAGATGAAGTACTTACTACAACAGAATCAGTAATTGTTCCTTTCCCTTCAGAAGAAGAGAAGGCAGTAGAATCCAATGTGACGACGTTAACAAATGGAACCCGGTCTCTATTCCGAAATGTAAGACCAGGTCAAGAAGCAAGACAATACAGCATCGAAATAACCCCCAATggaaacagttttaccggtcgTGCGGTCATTCAAGTGCGTCTAACTAGTGAAACCATAGAAGAACCTATTGTTTTCCATGTTGAAGATCTTAATGTACAAGCAGTTCGAACTGGAATCTTTACGGAAGTGAATGCAATTGCAGCAGATTTTTATGTTGATGACGGCGTGTTGGGAATATTGCCTCAGCAAGAAGCTTCGAACTATATAGTAGTAATAGAGTATACTGGAAATATGCAAACCGGCTTCGGATTATTTCAAGGCGAATTCGACGGAAT cgACTACATGGCAATGAACTTACACGCCACCAACGCCCGGCGGGTGTTCCCTTGTATGGACGAGCTCACGGAACCATCGACTATCTCTTTCACCTTCAATAACATCCCGTACAATAATATCTTTATGAATTCTGCTCAAGAAGACAACGCTaa cGGACAATTCAAAGCATTGCTAGGCCCCGCGGTGCTTTGGGGCATGGTGGCCCACAACTTCAACAACATCAACAACCCTGCGGCTGGCGTGCAACTTTACGCTCGCCCGGGAGTTCTCAACCAAGAAAACCAGGCTTCAGTCGCCATCAATTCTTATTTCTACAACTTGGAACTGTGGACTGAAAAACCTTATAATGAAATCGTTCTGGACCAAGATGGAAGGATGCTTGTTATTGCGTTACCTGATGTTCATAAAGATTGGTATGCCCTGTCTACGGTATGCATTTG GGAACCATACGTCTTGATGGAACGGGTAAACTCGGTGAAACAGAGAAAGGAAGCTTTAGCTGAGATGGCCGAGGCTATAGCTAGGCAGTGGTACGGATATGTCATatatcccgagaattggcgctTCCAGTGGGTGACCCAAGGCCTTGCGTCTTACACTGGCTACGAGCTCAACAAGGAA TTCCAAAGTAACCAATTATTAGACGTGACACTCGTGGATTTCAACACAGTATTCGTAACTGACGTCATCCAAGAAGCCTTGTACCGAGATGGCTACGCCGCCGCCCGTCCTCTAGAGCCGGAGGAAGATTTATTTGGTGAAGATGAAATAAGAGAACACATTGGTGGCCAAAGAATATTGAAATACAAATCACCGGCAATAATGTCCATGCTGAAACTTGTTCTTGGTAATCAGGGTGAGGATTTTATTCGGTCAGCTGGGCAGATTCTCTTGAATAGCAG GGCGTTAGAAACTGTAAACTCGCGATTCTTCATCGACGCCATTAACGCCGGGTGGTTCAGCAGCGACAACAAATTAGTGGAAGACATAGCGTGGTTCTTGGAGCCGTGGGTTCGTTCGAATGGCTACCCGATTCTTCACGTCGGGTTGAGGCAAGGCGGCGTTCTGCTTACCCAG GAAAAGTTCGGGTTCTCCGCAAGTGACCAAGTGACCTACCAGATCCCAGTCACTTGGACATCGAACATCAGTCCCAACTACGAGATTAACGACATCAGAATAATGGATAACACTATGACCATCAACGTTCCACTTGATGAGGAAGACTATGTATTGTTTAATATTCAGGGGCAAG GATACTACCGTGTCAACTACGATTTGGCTCTATGGGAGAGGATTATATGGGCCCTGCAGGATCCGGAGCAGCGCGAACTAATCCACCCGCTCAACCGCGCCACT CTCGTAGACGACGCCCTAAACCTCGCAAGAGCCGGCATGCTGGACTACGAGGTCGCCTTCCAAGTGGTTCTCACCATGGAGAATGAGATCAGCTACGCGCCATGGAAGGCCTTCGTCAGGAACATGGGCTTCTTGCAGAAGAGGCTTCTTGCAATGGTGGAAGTCGACGAAGAATCGGATCCAGACATTTACTTG AGAATGGTTCGGCGGACAGTAGGCAGAGTTGAAAACGAGATCGGCTTCTACCCTGACATCTCTGTGACCGAGGACTCCGATGTGGCCATGACGCGAGGGCTGGTCATGGAGCACGCCTGCAAGGTTGGCTACGCGCCGTGTGTGGCTGCTGCCATTGATTGGTTCTGGGATCCTAATGATCGGGAAGTTGT TAACCCCAACATACCACATGAAATACGACCAGCAGTATACTGCACTATGGTCAGAGAAGGAGGGAATGACGTCATCAACGCGCTGTACGCACGCCGGGAGATAGAGCCGACTATGTATGAACAGGTCGTCATTCTTGAGTCTTTGGCTTGTTCTCAAGATCAACAGTTTATTTCAAC ATATCTCGCAGAAACCCTGGCCTCCAACGGCCCCTATAGCACCGAGGAGAGGAACAGGATCTTCAAAGCCATAGTGGAGTCCAGCACGGACAACGCTTACACTGCTCTCAACTGGATCTCACGGAACACTGCTAACGTGAGAGCAAT GTATGGGGGAGCAGAGAAATTAGAAGACATCGTTTGGCATTTATCTGAATACATGGCGGGTGAATTCTTGTCCGTAGAG TACCAAAACTGGGCGAACTCCATCAACAGCGACCTCTGGGACTCCGAATCGGCCGCCCAACGCGCCAAAGACATCATCATCGAAAACCTGAGTTGGGAGCAGCAGCATCTGCAATACGTTTACGAATGGATTGACGAAAACGATGCGCCTACGCTCGTCGTCTCTATGGTCTTGATATTAGGGTCGTTTTTGCTTACGATTTTTAACCATTGA